A part of Halobaculum sp. MBLA0143 genomic DNA contains:
- a CDS encoding dihydrodipicolinate synthase family protein yields MEGIGPPLVTPFDEGGDVSERRLRELVSWLETRGVDFLVACGSNGEAELLTADERTRVIEVVADAASVPVVAGTGHPGLRETLDATARAAAAGADAALVVTPFYYEHDQATLADYYRAVADAAELPVYLYSVPKYTGVRLAPATVADLATHPNVAGMKDSAGDVGSFTRTRQRTTDADFDLLVGSGSVLAPALDAGAAGGVLALANVAPAAATDVYETHADDPAAARAAATELVELNHAVTATHGVAGLKYAMRRRGAPAGYPRRPHGPVDEAAKTALDELLDTLES; encoded by the coding sequence ATGGAGGGAATCGGGCCGCCGCTCGTCACCCCGTTCGACGAGGGCGGCGACGTGTCCGAGCGCCGACTCCGCGAACTCGTGTCGTGGCTGGAGACCCGTGGCGTGGACTTCCTCGTCGCCTGCGGCTCCAACGGGGAGGCGGAGCTGTTGACCGCCGACGAACGAACGCGAGTGATCGAGGTCGTCGCAGACGCCGCGAGCGTGCCCGTCGTGGCCGGCACGGGCCACCCCGGGCTGCGGGAGACGCTGGACGCGACCGCCCGAGCGGCCGCCGCCGGCGCCGACGCCGCACTCGTCGTCACGCCGTTCTACTACGAGCACGACCAGGCGACCCTCGCCGACTACTACCGTGCCGTCGCGGACGCCGCCGAACTCCCGGTGTACCTCTACTCCGTGCCGAAGTACACCGGCGTCCGGCTGGCGCCGGCGACGGTCGCCGACCTGGCGACCCACCCGAACGTCGCCGGCATGAAAGACTCCGCGGGCGACGTGGGGTCGTTCACTCGGACCCGGCAGCGGACGACAGACGCCGACTTCGATCTCCTAGTGGGCAGCGGGAGTGTGCTCGCGCCGGCGCTGGACGCGGGCGCCGCCGGCGGGGTGTTGGCGCTGGCGAACGTCGCCCCCGCGGCGGCGACGGACGTGTACGAGACGCACGCCGACGACCCGGCGGCCGCCCGGGCGGCGGCGACGGAGCTGGTCGAACTCAACCACGCCGTCACGGCGACACACGGCGTCGCCGGGCTGAAGTACGCCATGCGCCGACGGGGGGCGCCCGCGGGCTACCCACGGCGCCCGCACGGCCCCGTCGACGAGGCGGCGAAGACGGCACTCGACGAGCTGCTCGACACACTCGAGAGCTGA